Proteins from a single region of Esox lucius isolate fEsoLuc1 chromosome 13, fEsoLuc1.pri, whole genome shotgun sequence:
- the sncaip gene encoding synphilin-1 isoform X1: MEAPEYLDLDEIDFTDDSVYSVTSLKNIPELSRRNDGQGEERQGLSPAINWSRGVSSHSGSGIKPTGIADVHSKFRPVKRVSPLKHQPETSDNESDSKAQARNGEGGTKEEASDKTHVAPCEGQGFKAKSSGTGGTVFGELEHYDLDMDEILDVPYIKSSQHVSTLPRVSHDKRTVGGATDRCHGASGLPHPESLGNVAQYCMLSPVKWSDMRKSKSLDPDYHRPPNGGYDHPSLGPLSCSSASDLDVLLANRSYLEPVQHKPGGVSAGNSQAMMFPLQVSAARQDTAKTRGGPRAYTECDEENKKSQNIIKIIREGQISLLPHLAADNLELIRDEEGNNLLHIAAAQGHADCLQHLTSLMGEDCLNERNQQQLTPAGLGVKNGHLECVRWMVSETEAIAELSCSREHPSLIHYAARYGQEKVLLWLLQFMQEQAISLDEVDQYGNSAVHVAAQYGHLTCIQTLVEYGSNVTVQNQGGERPSQSAERQGHTTCARYLVVVETCMSLASQVVKLTKQLNEHATERIALQNQVQSLLDPSRPEGTPSQTPSSHVPPLEAWPEMTLTAEGTPGDGHWILRQRSVDSDAVLRQLLGKDISEKVCTKEKLSLEFQEGFREGPTSLSVVNPGPLRRTGAAERRELKLARLKQIMQRSLSESDSDAYPPDEAKHGVRLERPSHLPIAESEEAMVGLHPGMKKHTSTAERKSAFALSSSKSMDGYNPSPTSDKSDPDADGKVEGASDFPDHNHGQKIPTSPKSALKSPSSRRKTSQNLKLRVTFDEQVVHKAGPPESEPPKSSSKEGGRTPTGSDIVKRPFGTFRSIMESLSGNQNSSNNNAQASPTVRQSNCGASQGSPGKKTSETKTSPAGHSKGKSKTSAV; the protein is encoded by the exons TATTCTGTGACATCCTTGAAGAACATTCCAGAGTTGTCCAGAAGAAACGATGGTCAGGGAGAGGAAAGGCAAGGTTTGT ccCCAGCCATCAACTGGAGCCGTGGGGTCTCATCACATAGCGGCAGTGGAATCAAGCCAACTGGCATCGCCGACGTCCACAGCAAATTCCGACCTGTGAAGAGGGTCTCACCGCTCAAACATCAACCGGAAACCTCCGACAATGAGAGCGACAGCAAGGCTCAGGCTCGCAATGGGGAAGGTGGCACCAAAGAGGAGGCCTCTGACAAAACGCATGTGGCCCCTTGTGAAGGCCAAGGCTTTAAAGCCAAGAGCTCGGGTACCGGAGGAACTGTTTTTGGGGAACTGGAGCATTACGACCTGGACATGGACGAGATACTGGACGTGCCTTACATTAAGTCCAGCCAGCATGTTTCCACTCTGCCCAGAGTTTCCCATGACAAAAGGACGGTGGGCGGCGCCACCGATAGGTGCCATGGTGCCTCAGGACTACCCCACCCCGAGAGCCTTGGAAACGTCGCCCAATACTGCATGCTGTCACCCGTCAAGTGGTCCGACATGAGGAAGTCGAAATCTCTGGACCCGGACTACCACCGGCCGCCCAACGGGGGCTACGACCACCCCTCTCTGGGGCCGCTCAGCTGTTCATCTGCCTCGGACCTGGACGTTCTCTTAGCCAACAGGTCCTACCTGGAGCCGGTGCAGCACAAGCCTGGGGGCGTCAGCGCTGGGAACAGCCAGGCAATGATGTTCCCTCTTCAGGTTTCCGCGGCCAGGCAGGACACCGCCAAGACCCGGGGCGGTCCACGAGCATACACAGAGTGCGACGAGGAGAACAAGAAATCTcagaacatcatcaaaatcATCCGCGAGGGGCAGATTTCTCTGTTG CCCCACCTGGCTGCGGATAACCTGGAGTTGATCCGGGACGAGGAGGGGAACAACCTGCTGCACATTGCGGCAGCCCAGGGCCACGCTGACTGCCTGCAGCACCTCACCTCCCTCATGGGAGAGGACTGCCTCAATGAGCGCAACCAACAACAGCTCACACCCGCCGGGCTCGGGGTGAAG AACGGCCATTTGGAGTGTGTGCGCTGGATGGTGAGCGAGACGGAGGCGATCGCAGAGCTGAGCTGTAGCCGAGAGCACCCCAGTCTCATCCACTACGCAGCCCGCTACGGTCAG GAAAAGGTCTTGCTGTGGCTGCTCCAGTTCATGCAAGAGCAAGCCATCTCTCTGGACGAAGTGGACCAGTATGGAAACAGTGCAGTGCATGTGGCCGCTCAGTACGGCCACCTCACATGCATTCAG ACCCTGGTGGAGTACGGCTCCAACGTCACCGTGCAGAACCAAGGCGGTGAGAGGCCTTCCCAGAGTGCTGAGCGGCAGGGCCACACCACCTGCGCCCGCTACCTGGTGGTGGTAGAGACGTGCATGTCTCTGGCATCTCAAGTGGTCAAGCTCACCAAGCAGCTCAATGA ACATGCAACAGAGAGAATAGCTCTGCAGAATCAAGTGCAGTCACTCCTGGATCCCTCCAGACCCGAGGGAACGCCGTCCCAAACGCCCAG CTCCCATGTCCCGCCCCTGGAGGCGTGGCCCGAGATGACCCTGACGGCGGAGGGCACCCCGGGCGATGGCCACTGGATCCTGAGGCAGAGGAGTGTCGACTCAGACGCCGTCCTGCGCCAGCTGCTTGGCAAGGACATCTCAGAGAAGGTGTGCACCAAAGAGAAACTGTCCCTGGAGTTCCAGGAGGGCTTCAGAGAGGGGCCAACCAGCCTGAGCGTGGTCAACCCTGGGCCCCTGCGCAGGACGGGGGCTGCGGAGAGACGGGAGTTGAAGCTGGCCCGGCTCAAGCAGATCATGCAGCGCTCTCTCAGCGAGTCTGACTCGGACGCCTACCCACCCGACGAGGCCAAACACGGGGTGCGGCTGGAAAGACCCAGCCACCTGCCCATCGCCGAGAGCGAGGAGGCTATGGTCGGCCTACACCCGGGAATGAAAAAGCACACGTCAACCGCCGAACGCAAGTCTGCCTTCGCCCTCAGCAGCTCCAAGTCCATGGACGGATACAACCCCTCGCCCACGTCAGACAAAAGTGACCCGGACGCCGACGGGAAAGTGGAGGGCGCCTCAGATTTCCCCGACCACAACCACGGACAAAAGATCCCCACAAGCCCCAAAAGCGCCCTCAAATCGCCATCCTCTCGAAGGAAGACCTCCCAGAACCTGAAATTGAGGGTGACCTTCGACGAGCAGGTGGTTCACAAGGCGGGCCCCCCAGAAAGCGAGCCACCCAAAAGCAGCAGTAAAGAGGGAGGTAGGACTCCCACGGGCTCCGACATAGTGAAACGCCCGTTCGGGACATTTCGGTCCATAATGGAATCGCTGAGTGGGAATCAGAACAGCAGTAATAATAACGCTCAAGCGTCTCCCACTGTCAGACAGTCTAATTGTGGTGCCTCCCAGGGTTCCCCTGGAAAGAAAACGTCTGAGACTAAAACCAGTCCTGCTGGACACTCCAAAGGAAAGAGCAAAACGAGTGCAGTTTAG
- the sncaip gene encoding synphilin-1 isoform X2 — MEAPEYLDLDEIDFTDDSVYSVTSLKNIPELSRRNDGQGEERQAPAINWSRGVSSHSGSGIKPTGIADVHSKFRPVKRVSPLKHQPETSDNESDSKAQARNGEGGTKEEASDKTHVAPCEGQGFKAKSSGTGGTVFGELEHYDLDMDEILDVPYIKSSQHVSTLPRVSHDKRTVGGATDRCHGASGLPHPESLGNVAQYCMLSPVKWSDMRKSKSLDPDYHRPPNGGYDHPSLGPLSCSSASDLDVLLANRSYLEPVQHKPGGVSAGNSQAMMFPLQVSAARQDTAKTRGGPRAYTECDEENKKSQNIIKIIREGQISLLPHLAADNLELIRDEEGNNLLHIAAAQGHADCLQHLTSLMGEDCLNERNQQQLTPAGLGVKNGHLECVRWMVSETEAIAELSCSREHPSLIHYAARYGQEKVLLWLLQFMQEQAISLDEVDQYGNSAVHVAAQYGHLTCIQTLVEYGSNVTVQNQGGERPSQSAERQGHTTCARYLVVVETCMSLASQVVKLTKQLNEHATERIALQNQVQSLLDPSRPEGTPSQTPSSHVPPLEAWPEMTLTAEGTPGDGHWILRQRSVDSDAVLRQLLGKDISEKVCTKEKLSLEFQEGFREGPTSLSVVNPGPLRRTGAAERRELKLARLKQIMQRSLSESDSDAYPPDEAKHGVRLERPSHLPIAESEEAMVGLHPGMKKHTSTAERKSAFALSSSKSMDGYNPSPTSDKSDPDADGKVEGASDFPDHNHGQKIPTSPKSALKSPSSRRKTSQNLKLRVTFDEQVVHKAGPPESEPPKSSSKEGGRTPTGSDIVKRPFGTFRSIMESLSGNQNSSNNNAQASPTVRQSNCGASQGSPGKKTSETKTSPAGHSKGKSKTSAV; from the exons TATTCTGTGACATCCTTGAAGAACATTCCAGAGTTGTCCAGAAGAAACGATGGTCAGGGAGAGGAAAGGCAAG ccCCAGCCATCAACTGGAGCCGTGGGGTCTCATCACATAGCGGCAGTGGAATCAAGCCAACTGGCATCGCCGACGTCCACAGCAAATTCCGACCTGTGAAGAGGGTCTCACCGCTCAAACATCAACCGGAAACCTCCGACAATGAGAGCGACAGCAAGGCTCAGGCTCGCAATGGGGAAGGTGGCACCAAAGAGGAGGCCTCTGACAAAACGCATGTGGCCCCTTGTGAAGGCCAAGGCTTTAAAGCCAAGAGCTCGGGTACCGGAGGAACTGTTTTTGGGGAACTGGAGCATTACGACCTGGACATGGACGAGATACTGGACGTGCCTTACATTAAGTCCAGCCAGCATGTTTCCACTCTGCCCAGAGTTTCCCATGACAAAAGGACGGTGGGCGGCGCCACCGATAGGTGCCATGGTGCCTCAGGACTACCCCACCCCGAGAGCCTTGGAAACGTCGCCCAATACTGCATGCTGTCACCCGTCAAGTGGTCCGACATGAGGAAGTCGAAATCTCTGGACCCGGACTACCACCGGCCGCCCAACGGGGGCTACGACCACCCCTCTCTGGGGCCGCTCAGCTGTTCATCTGCCTCGGACCTGGACGTTCTCTTAGCCAACAGGTCCTACCTGGAGCCGGTGCAGCACAAGCCTGGGGGCGTCAGCGCTGGGAACAGCCAGGCAATGATGTTCCCTCTTCAGGTTTCCGCGGCCAGGCAGGACACCGCCAAGACCCGGGGCGGTCCACGAGCATACACAGAGTGCGACGAGGAGAACAAGAAATCTcagaacatcatcaaaatcATCCGCGAGGGGCAGATTTCTCTGTTG CCCCACCTGGCTGCGGATAACCTGGAGTTGATCCGGGACGAGGAGGGGAACAACCTGCTGCACATTGCGGCAGCCCAGGGCCACGCTGACTGCCTGCAGCACCTCACCTCCCTCATGGGAGAGGACTGCCTCAATGAGCGCAACCAACAACAGCTCACACCCGCCGGGCTCGGGGTGAAG AACGGCCATTTGGAGTGTGTGCGCTGGATGGTGAGCGAGACGGAGGCGATCGCAGAGCTGAGCTGTAGCCGAGAGCACCCCAGTCTCATCCACTACGCAGCCCGCTACGGTCAG GAAAAGGTCTTGCTGTGGCTGCTCCAGTTCATGCAAGAGCAAGCCATCTCTCTGGACGAAGTGGACCAGTATGGAAACAGTGCAGTGCATGTGGCCGCTCAGTACGGCCACCTCACATGCATTCAG ACCCTGGTGGAGTACGGCTCCAACGTCACCGTGCAGAACCAAGGCGGTGAGAGGCCTTCCCAGAGTGCTGAGCGGCAGGGCCACACCACCTGCGCCCGCTACCTGGTGGTGGTAGAGACGTGCATGTCTCTGGCATCTCAAGTGGTCAAGCTCACCAAGCAGCTCAATGA ACATGCAACAGAGAGAATAGCTCTGCAGAATCAAGTGCAGTCACTCCTGGATCCCTCCAGACCCGAGGGAACGCCGTCCCAAACGCCCAG CTCCCATGTCCCGCCCCTGGAGGCGTGGCCCGAGATGACCCTGACGGCGGAGGGCACCCCGGGCGATGGCCACTGGATCCTGAGGCAGAGGAGTGTCGACTCAGACGCCGTCCTGCGCCAGCTGCTTGGCAAGGACATCTCAGAGAAGGTGTGCACCAAAGAGAAACTGTCCCTGGAGTTCCAGGAGGGCTTCAGAGAGGGGCCAACCAGCCTGAGCGTGGTCAACCCTGGGCCCCTGCGCAGGACGGGGGCTGCGGAGAGACGGGAGTTGAAGCTGGCCCGGCTCAAGCAGATCATGCAGCGCTCTCTCAGCGAGTCTGACTCGGACGCCTACCCACCCGACGAGGCCAAACACGGGGTGCGGCTGGAAAGACCCAGCCACCTGCCCATCGCCGAGAGCGAGGAGGCTATGGTCGGCCTACACCCGGGAATGAAAAAGCACACGTCAACCGCCGAACGCAAGTCTGCCTTCGCCCTCAGCAGCTCCAAGTCCATGGACGGATACAACCCCTCGCCCACGTCAGACAAAAGTGACCCGGACGCCGACGGGAAAGTGGAGGGCGCCTCAGATTTCCCCGACCACAACCACGGACAAAAGATCCCCACAAGCCCCAAAAGCGCCCTCAAATCGCCATCCTCTCGAAGGAAGACCTCCCAGAACCTGAAATTGAGGGTGACCTTCGACGAGCAGGTGGTTCACAAGGCGGGCCCCCCAGAAAGCGAGCCACCCAAAAGCAGCAGTAAAGAGGGAGGTAGGACTCCCACGGGCTCCGACATAGTGAAACGCCCGTTCGGGACATTTCGGTCCATAATGGAATCGCTGAGTGGGAATCAGAACAGCAGTAATAATAACGCTCAAGCGTCTCCCACTGTCAGACAGTCTAATTGTGGTGCCTCCCAGGGTTCCCCTGGAAAGAAAACGTCTGAGACTAAAACCAGTCCTGCTGGACACTCCAAAGGAAAGAGCAAAACGAGTGCAGTTTAG
- the sncaip gene encoding synphilin-1 isoform X3: MEAPEYLDLDEIDFTDDSVNIPELSRRNDGQGEERQGLSPAINWSRGVSSHSGSGIKPTGIADVHSKFRPVKRVSPLKHQPETSDNESDSKAQARNGEGGTKEEASDKTHVAPCEGQGFKAKSSGTGGTVFGELEHYDLDMDEILDVPYIKSSQHVSTLPRVSHDKRTVGGATDRCHGASGLPHPESLGNVAQYCMLSPVKWSDMRKSKSLDPDYHRPPNGGYDHPSLGPLSCSSASDLDVLLANRSYLEPVQHKPGGVSAGNSQAMMFPLQVSAARQDTAKTRGGPRAYTECDEENKKSQNIIKIIREGQISLLPHLAADNLELIRDEEGNNLLHIAAAQGHADCLQHLTSLMGEDCLNERNQQQLTPAGLGVKNGHLECVRWMVSETEAIAELSCSREHPSLIHYAARYGQEKVLLWLLQFMQEQAISLDEVDQYGNSAVHVAAQYGHLTCIQTLVEYGSNVTVQNQGGERPSQSAERQGHTTCARYLVVVETCMSLASQVVKLTKQLNEHATERIALQNQVQSLLDPSRPEGTPSQTPSSHVPPLEAWPEMTLTAEGTPGDGHWILRQRSVDSDAVLRQLLGKDISEKVCTKEKLSLEFQEGFREGPTSLSVVNPGPLRRTGAAERRELKLARLKQIMQRSLSESDSDAYPPDEAKHGVRLERPSHLPIAESEEAMVGLHPGMKKHTSTAERKSAFALSSSKSMDGYNPSPTSDKSDPDADGKVEGASDFPDHNHGQKIPTSPKSALKSPSSRRKTSQNLKLRVTFDEQVVHKAGPPESEPPKSSSKEGGRTPTGSDIVKRPFGTFRSIMESLSGNQNSSNNNAQASPTVRQSNCGASQGSPGKKTSETKTSPAGHSKGKSKTSAV, from the exons AACATTCCAGAGTTGTCCAGAAGAAACGATGGTCAGGGAGAGGAAAGGCAAGGTTTGT ccCCAGCCATCAACTGGAGCCGTGGGGTCTCATCACATAGCGGCAGTGGAATCAAGCCAACTGGCATCGCCGACGTCCACAGCAAATTCCGACCTGTGAAGAGGGTCTCACCGCTCAAACATCAACCGGAAACCTCCGACAATGAGAGCGACAGCAAGGCTCAGGCTCGCAATGGGGAAGGTGGCACCAAAGAGGAGGCCTCTGACAAAACGCATGTGGCCCCTTGTGAAGGCCAAGGCTTTAAAGCCAAGAGCTCGGGTACCGGAGGAACTGTTTTTGGGGAACTGGAGCATTACGACCTGGACATGGACGAGATACTGGACGTGCCTTACATTAAGTCCAGCCAGCATGTTTCCACTCTGCCCAGAGTTTCCCATGACAAAAGGACGGTGGGCGGCGCCACCGATAGGTGCCATGGTGCCTCAGGACTACCCCACCCCGAGAGCCTTGGAAACGTCGCCCAATACTGCATGCTGTCACCCGTCAAGTGGTCCGACATGAGGAAGTCGAAATCTCTGGACCCGGACTACCACCGGCCGCCCAACGGGGGCTACGACCACCCCTCTCTGGGGCCGCTCAGCTGTTCATCTGCCTCGGACCTGGACGTTCTCTTAGCCAACAGGTCCTACCTGGAGCCGGTGCAGCACAAGCCTGGGGGCGTCAGCGCTGGGAACAGCCAGGCAATGATGTTCCCTCTTCAGGTTTCCGCGGCCAGGCAGGACACCGCCAAGACCCGGGGCGGTCCACGAGCATACACAGAGTGCGACGAGGAGAACAAGAAATCTcagaacatcatcaaaatcATCCGCGAGGGGCAGATTTCTCTGTTG CCCCACCTGGCTGCGGATAACCTGGAGTTGATCCGGGACGAGGAGGGGAACAACCTGCTGCACATTGCGGCAGCCCAGGGCCACGCTGACTGCCTGCAGCACCTCACCTCCCTCATGGGAGAGGACTGCCTCAATGAGCGCAACCAACAACAGCTCACACCCGCCGGGCTCGGGGTGAAG AACGGCCATTTGGAGTGTGTGCGCTGGATGGTGAGCGAGACGGAGGCGATCGCAGAGCTGAGCTGTAGCCGAGAGCACCCCAGTCTCATCCACTACGCAGCCCGCTACGGTCAG GAAAAGGTCTTGCTGTGGCTGCTCCAGTTCATGCAAGAGCAAGCCATCTCTCTGGACGAAGTGGACCAGTATGGAAACAGTGCAGTGCATGTGGCCGCTCAGTACGGCCACCTCACATGCATTCAG ACCCTGGTGGAGTACGGCTCCAACGTCACCGTGCAGAACCAAGGCGGTGAGAGGCCTTCCCAGAGTGCTGAGCGGCAGGGCCACACCACCTGCGCCCGCTACCTGGTGGTGGTAGAGACGTGCATGTCTCTGGCATCTCAAGTGGTCAAGCTCACCAAGCAGCTCAATGA ACATGCAACAGAGAGAATAGCTCTGCAGAATCAAGTGCAGTCACTCCTGGATCCCTCCAGACCCGAGGGAACGCCGTCCCAAACGCCCAG CTCCCATGTCCCGCCCCTGGAGGCGTGGCCCGAGATGACCCTGACGGCGGAGGGCACCCCGGGCGATGGCCACTGGATCCTGAGGCAGAGGAGTGTCGACTCAGACGCCGTCCTGCGCCAGCTGCTTGGCAAGGACATCTCAGAGAAGGTGTGCACCAAAGAGAAACTGTCCCTGGAGTTCCAGGAGGGCTTCAGAGAGGGGCCAACCAGCCTGAGCGTGGTCAACCCTGGGCCCCTGCGCAGGACGGGGGCTGCGGAGAGACGGGAGTTGAAGCTGGCCCGGCTCAAGCAGATCATGCAGCGCTCTCTCAGCGAGTCTGACTCGGACGCCTACCCACCCGACGAGGCCAAACACGGGGTGCGGCTGGAAAGACCCAGCCACCTGCCCATCGCCGAGAGCGAGGAGGCTATGGTCGGCCTACACCCGGGAATGAAAAAGCACACGTCAACCGCCGAACGCAAGTCTGCCTTCGCCCTCAGCAGCTCCAAGTCCATGGACGGATACAACCCCTCGCCCACGTCAGACAAAAGTGACCCGGACGCCGACGGGAAAGTGGAGGGCGCCTCAGATTTCCCCGACCACAACCACGGACAAAAGATCCCCACAAGCCCCAAAAGCGCCCTCAAATCGCCATCCTCTCGAAGGAAGACCTCCCAGAACCTGAAATTGAGGGTGACCTTCGACGAGCAGGTGGTTCACAAGGCGGGCCCCCCAGAAAGCGAGCCACCCAAAAGCAGCAGTAAAGAGGGAGGTAGGACTCCCACGGGCTCCGACATAGTGAAACGCCCGTTCGGGACATTTCGGTCCATAATGGAATCGCTGAGTGGGAATCAGAACAGCAGTAATAATAACGCTCAAGCGTCTCCCACTGTCAGACAGTCTAATTGTGGTGCCTCCCAGGGTTCCCCTGGAAAGAAAACGTCTGAGACTAAAACCAGTCCTGCTGGACACTCCAAAGGAAAGAGCAAAACGAGTGCAGTTTAG